One Aegilops tauschii subsp. strangulata cultivar AL8/78 chromosome 7, Aet v6.0, whole genome shotgun sequence genomic window carries:
- the LOC109747974 gene encoding chitinase 2, which produces MHAIPSTELDFIRSVELAMTNGYLFREYIGAQFTGVRFSDVPVNTGVSFHFILAFAIDYLASQQSKPTPTNGVFKPFWDTGNLTPAAMAAAKAAHPNLSIMVSLGGDTVQNTGVNATYDPTSVDSWVANAVSSLSAMINQYGLDGVDVDYEHFGTDVDTFVEGIGRLLTQLKARFPNIRTSIAPYELPVNQKYYQALWRKYSGVIDYVNFQFYGYGANTIVQYYVQFYDEQARNYPGSGGTKLLASFKTGDVTGLLSPDQGISGAKELQRQGKLPGIFIFSADSSKMSPYGFKYETQAQQIVANH; this is translated from the coding sequence ATGCATGCCATTCCATCCACTGAGCTAGATTTCATTCGATCCGTTGAGCTAGCCATGACGAACGGGTACCTCTTCCGGGAGTACATCGGCGCGCAGTTCACCGGCGTCCGGTTCTCCGACGTGCCCGTCAACACCGGCGTCAGCTTCCACTTCATCCTCGCCTTCGCCATCGACTACCTGGCGAGCCAGCAGTCCAAGCCCACGCCGACCAACGGCGTCTTCAAGCCGTTCTGGGACACGGGCAACCTCACccccgccgccatggccgccgccaaggcggcccACCCTAACCTGAGCATCATGGTCAGCCTCGGCGGCGACACCGTCCAGAACACCGGCGTCAACGCCACCTACGACCCGACCTCCGTCGACTCGTGGGTGGCCAACGCCGTCTCCTCCCTCTCCGCCATGATCAACCAGTACGGGCTGGACGGCGTGGACGTGGACTACGAGCACTTCGGCACCGACGTCGACACGTTCGTGGAGGGCATCGGCCGCCTGCTCACCCAGCTCAAGGCCCGCTTCCCCAACATCCGCACCTCCATCGCGCCCTACGAGCTCCCCGTCAACCAGAAGTACTACCAGGCTCTGTGGAGGAAGTACTCCGGCGTCATCGACTACGTCAACTTCCAGTTCTACGGCTACGGCGCCAACACCATCGTCCAGTACTACGTGCAGTTCTACGACGAGCAGGCGCGCAACTACCCCGGCTCCGGCGGCACCAAGTTGCTCGCCAGCTTCAAGACCGGCGACGTCACCGGCCTGCTCTCGCCGGATCAAGGCATCAGCGGGGCCAAGGAGCTCCAGCGGCAGGGCAAGCTGCCGGGGATCTTCATCTTTTCGGCGGATAGCTCTAAGATGAGCCCCTACGGGTTTAAGTATGAGACCCAGGcgcagcagatcgtcgccaaccACTAA
- the LOC109747975 gene encoding auxin-responsive protein IAA23 — protein MSTSSTNSAESPAVSGLDYDDTALTLALPGSSADDRKRALHDEHDKPPSPKARAVGWPPVRAYRRNALREEGACKLVKVAVDGAPYLRKVDLAAHGGYEALLRALHGMFAPCLAVRGEGELGSRLVDAATGAEYVPTYEDRDGDWMLVGDVPWKMFVESCKRIRLMKSSEAVNLAPRPSS, from the exons ATGTCGACGAGCTCGACCAACTCCGCCGAGTCCCCGGCCGTGTCCGGCCTCGACTACGACGACACCGCCCTCACCCTCGCCCTCCCCGGCTCCTCCGCCGACGACCGCAAGCGCGCCCTCCACGACGAGCACGACAAGCCTCCCTCCCCAAA AGCGCGCGCTGTGGGGTGGCCTCCGGTGCGGGCTTACCGGCGCAACGCGCTGCGCGAGGAGGGCGCGTGCAAGCTCGTGAAGGTGGCCGTGGATGGCGCCCCCTACCTGCGCAAGGTGGACCTCGCCGCGCACGGCGggtacgaggccctgctccgcgcGCTCCACGGCATGTTCGCGCCGTGCCTCGCCGTCCGTGGCGAAGGCGAGCTCGGGAGCAGGCTCGTGGACGCGGCCACCGGCGCCGAGTACGTGCCCACCTACGAGGACAGGGACGGCGACTGGATGCTCGTTGGAGACGTCCCCTGGAA GATGTTCGTCGAGTCCTGCAAGCGGATCCGACTCATGAAGAGCTCCGAGGCCGTCAACCTAG CTCCAAGACCATCTTCCTAA